In Stanieria sp. NIES-3757, the DNA window GTATAGCTAAAGGTTCAGCTTGAGAAGACATGACTTTAATTCCACCAAAAGTTAGTCCGACTCCTAACAAAAGTGCCACAAAATGACTGACTATTTTGCCTAGAAATCCTGATTTTTCCATAAAGTTAAAACTAATAAGATTGAAAATCTATCAAACAAAAAATATACAAGATTTTTTTTCGATCATAGCTTGTGGTTCGGTCTGCTTTGGGGAGCGAATATCGTAAGCTAAATAATGTCTGGCTGATGTTAAGTAAATCTTGATTAAACGGAATGAGCGTTACTCCCATTGAGAACAATGCTTACGCAATTGATTTTGGTACCAGCAATACAGTCGTTGCTCGGTGGAATTCAGCAATTAATAGCACAGAAACAGTTAAATTACCTGGATTATCCCAATTATTGGCAAATAATCCGCCTTTAATCCCTAGTTTGGTTTACGTTGAAGATGCTAGTCAAGGTAAAGTAATTCTAGGACAAACCGTACGCGATCGCGGTTTAGACCAAACCAATGATGCTCGTTTTTTCCGTAGCTTTAAACGAGGCATTGGCACCGAAATTCAAGGTTTTTTACCCGAATTAGACGAACAACTAGTTACTTTTGAACAAGTAGGAGAATGGTTTCTCAAGCAGTTAATTGAACAATTGCAAGCGGATTGTCAAGCTAATTTACAATCTTTAGTTTTAACCGTACCAGTTGACAGTTTTGAAGCTTATCGTCTCTGGTTAACTGATATTTGTCATTCTCTCAACGTCGAACAAATTAGAATTTTAGACGAACCTACCGCAGCAGCCTTGGGGTATGGTGCAGCCGAACAAGAATTAATTTTGGTAGTTGATTTTGGTGGGGGTACAGTCGATCTATCTCTAGTTCAATTGTCACGTCAAAGTCAAGTAAATCAAGGTTTTATTCTCAAATGGGGTCAAAAATTCCTGGGCGAAAGTTCTTCGCAAAAAAAGACTACCGCTAGAGTATTGGCTAAAGCTGGTCAAAATTTGGGTGGAACGGATATCGATCATTGGTTGGTAGATTATTTTGCTGCTACAGAAGGATTAACCAAATCTTCCTTAACTACCCGTTTGGCAGAAAAGTTAAAAATTCAGCTTTCGACTCGACAGGAAGCCAGCGAAGCTTATTTTAATGATGAAACCCTCGAAAGTTATCAATTAAATTTAGACCGTTCTAGTTTAGAAAAAATCCTTCAAGAACAACAATTTTTTGCTCAACTTGATGAATTAATGACTCAAGTTTTACAACAAGCAAGAAGGAACGGCATCGAAAAAACCGATATTAATGCTGTTTTATTAGTTGGTGGTACTGTACAAATGCCGGCAGTACAAAACTGGATCAAACAATATTTTGATGAAGACAAAATTCGTTGTGACCGCCCTTTTGATGCGATCGCGACTGGCGCACTGGCAATTGCCCAAGGTATTCAAGTCCAAGACTTTCTTTATCACAGTTACGGTATTCGTTATTGGAATCGGAAACAAAATTGCCATAGTTGGCATCCCATTATTCAAGCCGGACAACCCTATCCAATGGCACAACCAGTAGAATTGGTTTTGGGAGCATCGGTAGAAAATCAACCAAGTATCGAATTGATTATTGGTGAAATGGGTGTCAACAACGTCGGTGTAGAAGTTTATTTTGATGGTGATCGCTTAATTACTAGAAATACTAAAGACCAAACCATGACAGTGAAACCACTGAATGACAAACCAGGAGCAAGCACAATTGCGAAATTAGAACCCTTAGGTAATCCTGGTAGCGATCGGGTTAAAATATCTTTTCGGGTTGACCAAGAGCGTTATCTACGTCTTTCGGTAGAAGATTTACTGACTCAAACGATGTTATTAAATAATCAGATTGTTGCGGAATTAACTTAAGTAGGGCTGCTGTAATATATACTTAAAGAGAATTCCTAGCTACTAGGAATTTAGGGGGATAAACGATAACTATTAACCTTTATTTACCAGTTAATTTTGTACTATATTGCCGAGTATTAGTATTTATTAGGTATATTAACTCAAAGAAATGTTTTTCAGGAGCATTACTGAGAAGAAAAATACCTAGTAAAATACATAACTTTTTAAAAGCCAACCTATTTAGAGCTAAAGAACATACAATACTTGGCGAGGTATAACTGTGGAACAGATTAATATTTTAAGTGTTTTAATTGATAATTTTAGTATGACTGAGTTGTTAGAAAGACTCAGATTCGGAGGTGTAGTTTTCACACCCAATGTCGATCACATCATCAAATTACAGAAAGACCGAGATTTTTATCGCATTTATAAAACGGCTGATTACCGAGTTTGCGATAGTCAGTTGTTATTGTATGCTTCCAAATTTCTTGGCACACCCTTAAAAGAAAAAATTTCAGGCTCTGACTTGTTTCCAGCTTTCTACTGGTACTACCGTAATGACAAAAACGTCAAAATCTTTTTGTTGGGAGGTGGTACAGAAGATGTCGTTGAAGATGCTCATCAAAATATCAACGAGAAAGTTGGACGCAACATGGTGATTGCTTCTTATTCCCCGCCCTTTGGTTTTGAAAAAGATGAAATCGAATGTCAAAAAATTATTCAGATGATTAATAATTCTGGAGCAACTGTTCTGGCAGTAGGTTTGGGAGCTCCTAAACAAGAAAAGTGGATTTATAAATACAAAGACCAACTACACAATATCAAACTGTTTTTTGCGATTGGTGCAGCCATTGAGTTTGAAGCTGGTTATCGTCGGCGCGCACCCAAATGGATGAGTACGGTTGGTTTGGAATGGTTGTTTAGATTAATGCTAGAACCCAAACGTCTTTGGAAAAGATATTTAGTAGAAGATTTAGCGTTTTTTGTTCTCATTCTTTTACAAAAAATAAATTTACAACCTCTGAGAAGAATACGAGGAATGATTTCACCCTGGAGAAGAAAATTAGCTGCGAAATAAACGAACGTGCTGATATTGATGAGCCATACTTGCTAATCCCAAACCAAAACTACAACTACAAAGGTCATCGTCTGATAAAGAAATAATTGTTGTTGCTGCGTTAATTATGTCTTGATTAAGTTGAAACAATAATTTTTGACCGCTAGTTTGTCCCAACGGAATTAATCTTACTCCCACACTAATCAAATTTGCTGTCCAACTTTGTAAATAACCAAGTAAAGCAGATTCAGAACTCAGCTTCCAGTAAGCAGCACCAATTCCAAAAGCAATGCAATAGTTACATTGTCTACCTAAAATTTGAGCTAATTGTTTGATTGGAGGACAATTATCGTCAGTTTTTGGTTGTAATTCCGTTAGCAATCGTAAAAGAGAAGTTCCCATTTGCCAACTTTGGTAACGTAATTCAGAAGATTCTTTAGCAGCACTACTCCAACTATTCCAATCGTCAAGAGCCTGAACATTTCCTGCTTTTAAACTCCAATAGGCTCTCAGCATAATTCCTGTTTCAAGACGGATGGCACCATAATTTAATTCTCTGGTTAACCACCAAGCTAAAGATTCAGCAGAAGAAATTGTTTCTTGACTAATTAGAGATTCTAAGCCTTCTGAATAACTATAAGCCCCTAAAGGGAGACTCGGACTAGTCAACTGAAGTAAAGATAAAATTGTTTCATTCATAATTGTGAGTATGACCGTAAGCCCCTATTTCTGGTTGAAAGGGAGTTATCTCTTCAGTAACTTCTAAACCTAATTGAATTAACAAAGAAGCTAAAACTGAATCGGGAGTAATTCTGAGATAATCAGGAGTAATTTCTAGAGCAACATGACGATTGCCTAAATGATAAGCTGCTCTGATTAAATCTAAAGTAGTTTTACCCCTAATGGTCATAACTAGTTCTGGTTTAGCCAAAACCCTTACAATTAGCTCCCCTGTTTGAGAACGCAGTAAATCCCCATCTTGAAGAACCGTTCCTCTAGGTAAATAAATATCTACCCAATAATTGGGAGTAATTTCTAATTTCTGTCGCGATCGCCTTCTCTCTTCAGCAGTTAAAGAGATTGTCCAGGCGGTCTCTATCTTTTCCTTAGTAGAAAAACATTCTGTTAACCTAATCATAAAATAAATATTAATGACAATTAAACAAAAAATTCCAAGATTAAAGCATAAAAAAATTAATAATTTTTAGTCAAGTTTAATATTTTTTTGAGCAGAGTATGGCTGAATTATATTAAATAAGGGATACTAAAATTAACGGTGTGATTGAGGGGAATAGTGAGATGTGGGAACGATTGATACTAGCTATTGCGGTAACTTTTTGTTTGTGTTTATTATTTCAATTCAGCGGAAATTCAGCAAAACCAACCTTGTTTCGGACAAATTTTGGCCAAACTTCAAGTTTTATTTTTAGCATTCCGATTTTTTCTGGATCGCAATAAATTTTGGCAAAAGATAGTCTCAAAACTAACAATATTTAGTACAAATTTATTTAAATGGTGTTATTGCTGAATTAAGAGTCTTACCTCAATAAATTTTAAAAGACAATATTTTTGTTTAACTATAGTCTTAGATCTTTGTTCTCATCTGGTATTGATACCAAAACGTAGAGCGATCAAGACTTTTTTTATCGCTTAAATCTATAGGTAATATTTAAATAAAGCAATTGATTGACTGCCAACTAGATTGAAGGCAAATAATTAAAATGGCATTTGCACACCCATTTTAGGAGTAATATTGCCGTTGGCATCTAAATCTGCACTCACCCCAATTGAACCAACCCCTATTTTTCTTTTCCAAGAAGCTGTTCCCCCCAAAATATTGGTATCATCATCAATTTTGGCACTTACACCAACTAAACCAACCCCAGTATCTATAGTTAGTTCTACACTACCTTGAGTAAAATTAGCTTGTCCGTCAAAATTACCATTCAAACCAACCGAACCTAAAAATAATTTAGTTTTCCAAGAAGCGTTTCCTCCTGTAAAGCTTGTCTCATCATCAAAATTGCCACTGATTCCAATCGAGCCAAAGGAAGTTTCAGTATTCCAAAAAGCATTTGTACTAATAAAATTAGCTTGTTCGTCAAACTTACTACTCACTCCGACTGAACCGAGTGAAGTTTTAGCTTGCCAAGAAGCGTTACCACCAGTAAATTCAGTCTCGTGATTAAAATTCCCATTAACTCCAATTGAACCGAGTAAAGTTTTGGCTTGCCAAGAAGCGTTACCACCAGTAAATTCAGTCTCGTGATTAAAATTCCCATTAATCCCAATTGAACCTATTGAAGTTTCACTTTTCCACGCAGCATTACCACCAGTAAACTGCGCTTGGGCATTAATATTGGCATTGATATTAAAAGAGCCAAGTTCATTAGCTGTCTGCAAAAAAGCTTTACCACCAGTAAAAGTAGCCTCTTTGTTGAAATCGCCACTGACTCCAATTGAACCAAAGGAAGTTTGTTTTTTCCAACCCGTATTTCCTGCGGTAAAAGTAGCTTCTTCAGGAATAATCAAAGTTTTATCTACTCTAAGAGGAGTAAAGTCGGTAGCAGTTCGCTGTGTAATAGTATCTGAGGGTTGGTTAATCCTAACAGGAGTAAGATTTTTGGCAGTTGGTGCTAAAAGATAATTGGTTGAAAACTTAATTTGTCGAGCAAACTCACCATTAACTGCGACAAAATTCAAAAAAGTTGCCATTTCCCCAGTTATATTACCCTTGTAATTAACTAAATTATCAAACTCGGCACTAACTTGAACTGGTTCAACGAAATTTACTGAAGTTGCCAGAAAAATACTCGTCGTAATGAGCCACATCGATATAAATCTCCAATCAATCTTATTTTATAGTCATTTTTGCTCTCAAAATCTTGAAATTTAGCTTAATTTGGCGAGAGAATTTATGATAGTTTAACGCGATCGCTGGACAAGTGCGTTGATTTAAGACATGATGTTTTGTGATTAATCAACAACCATTAAATTAATTATTCCCATTACTTGAGTTATCAATATACTGGTTTGGAGTTAAATTTTGAGAATTTATGGCTAAACAAAAATCTTATGTGTCAGATGAAGTATTCTCAAACAGACCAATTGCCGTAGATTTATTTGCTGGTGCAGGAGGAATGACTCTTGGTTTTGAACAAGCCGGTTTTGATGTGTTAGCAGCAGTAGAGATCGATCCCATTCACGCTTGCACTCATCAATATAATTTTCCTTTTTGGACGATCTTATGCCAGAGTGTTACAGAAACTACAGGACAAGAAATTAGAGCCAAATCAGCTATTAAAGACCGTGATATTGATGTAGTCTTTGGTGGCCCTCCCTGCCAAGGTTTTTCGATTATGGGGAAAAGAATTTTTGACGATCCGCGCAATTCCCTAATTTTTCATTTTGTTCGGTTGGTGTTGGAATTAAGACCGAAATTTTTTGTGATGGAGAATGTACGAGGATTAACTATTGGTAAAGCGCAGCAACTATTAATTGAGATAATTAAGAAATTTCAGGCAAATAATTATCAGGTTCAAGAAGATTATCAAATTTTAAATGCTGCTTGTTTTGGAGTTCCGCAACACCGAGAAAGATTGTTTTTAATTGGAGCAAGAGCAGACTATGTTTTACCAGCTTATCCTCAACCAATTACTAAACCTCTAAGCAAAAGAAAAGGCAGTTATATTTTTAGTGAAAAACCACCCAACTGTGATTTATTGCCTAGTCCTAATGTTCGAGATGCACTCCAAGATTTACCAATTATAGAAAATTACCCCGAATTGTTCGAGCGAGATTGGGTTTGGGCAGAATTTAAAGAACCAAGTCTTTACGGAGCAACTTTACGGGGGTTGAGAAGATTGGAAACTAATTATTCCTATGAACGTGAGAGCATTTTTCTTCAAGCCTTTTCTAGTCGCTACTCTTCAACAACTAAGCTTGCTCAAACTAATTACGCTTTATTAACTTCTAGTTTAAGAACCAAACATACACCCAGATCTATTAGTCGTTTTGCAGCAACTAACCCTGGCAAAAAAGAACCAATCAGCCGATTTTTTCGGCTTCATTATGATGGTATTTGCAATACTTTAAGAGCAGGAACTCCTTCTAATAAAGGTGCTTTTACTTCTCCTCGACCAATTCATCCCGAACAACCACGCTGTATTACAGTCAGGGAAGCTGCAAGATTGCATTCTTACCCAGACTGGTTTCGTTTTCATAGCACTAAATGGCATGGGTTTCGACAAATCGGCAATTCTGTTCCACCCCTGCTTGCTCAAGCAGTAGCTACTGAAATTGTCAAAGTGCTTGATTTATTTTTAACCCTACCAACCAAAAAGCAAAATTTGGGTTCAGAAAGTCTACTCTATTTAAATTTTTCTGAAGCGACTCGCTACTATCATCTTCGTGCCCAGACTATGGAAGAATTAGCTCAAAAAATCACCTCAGAAACAACTTAAAATTTAAACTTCAACTTTTACCCCGCGCCAAAAAGCAATGTAACCTTCTATGTGTTTGGCTTTTTCTTTGGCTTTGGGATAATACCAAGCTGCATCTTTATTTTCTTGATCATCAACCACAATCGTATAGTAGCTAGCTTCTCCTTTCCAAGGACAACTAGTATGAGTATTGCTTTCGCGAAAATAAGCTTGATTAATTGAGTCAGGAGGAAAATATTGATTTCCTTCTACTACTTGAGTGCGATCGCTCTCGGCTAAGATTGCACCATTCCAAATTGCTTTAGGCATTGTTATTCCTTGTTTTAATTATCTTTTCTGTAAATCTAACTTTAACTTTTCTGCTAAGGCATAGTTTAATCGATAGGAAGCTTGGGGATAAGTTGGTTTGAGTTCTAAAACACGACGATATGCTTGAACAGCTTGATTCCATTGTTTTTCTTCTGCCAACTCTTGACCCAAAAGAAAATATAATTCGGCATTGTGAGGATCGTATTGAATTGCCTGACGATAACAAGCGATCGCTTCTTGTTGTTCGCCTTTCAAACTTAAAATTTGACCTAAACGATAATATGCTGGAATAAATTGTGGTTTTAAGCCAATTGCCTGACGATAACAAATAACTGCTTGCTCTAGGTTTCCTTGTTTTTGCAGTAATCTACCCAAATAGACATGCTCTGAGGCTGGAGCTAAATCAGGTTTAAGGCTTAGTGCTTGATAACGATGTTCGAGGGAGTCGGAAGTTTTGCCGATTTTTTCTAAAGCATCGGCTAAATACCAATAAGCTTCGGCATATTGATAATTAATCTTGAGAGCTTTGTGATAACAATTAATGGCGGTTTGCCACTGTTGTTGCTTGGCATACAAATTACCTAGATCTAATTGAGTTTTGGCAGAATCTGGTTTTAATTGAGCTTGTTTTTGATAACGTTCTATTGCTTTATCTATTTGTTTAGTTCCTGATTGAGTGCCTTGGGTGCAGGAACTTGCTGAGGGGCTGTGTGCGGAACTTGATTCCGCACCTTGTAAGCCCCGTTCCCGCACAGGAGAAGCAGTGTTTTCACTCGTTTCAGAAACAGATGTCAGCAGAGTAGTTTGATTAGCCAAATCATCGGAACTTTGGTGTAATAATTGCTGAACTTGTTTGAGTCTAGCTAATTGAGGCGTACTTGGAGAATTAATAGTTGAATTAGCTGTTGGTTGAGTGTCAGACCGTGGCTGTGACTGAGATAAATTTAATTCTAAAGCTTTACGATAATAATTAGCAGCTTCTTGCCATTTGTTTTGTTTTTCTAAATTTTGGGCTATTTCTTGATAGGTTGCTACTGATTGAGTTGGTGATAAATTAGAATTTGCTAAGGATGATTGGAAAGCATTAGTTTGAGTTTGGTGATTTAATGCCTCTAATTCTAAAAATTTTGAGTGATATAGTTGAGCTTTCTCTGGCTGATTCAGTTGTTCCCAAATTTGAGCTAAATTTCGATAAGCTTCAGCAAAAGTAGGTTTGATAATAATTGCTTTTTGATAATATTCAATCGCTTGTTGCCATTTATTTTGTCCAGCATAAAGACTAGCAACTTTAGCGTAGACTTTTGCCAAATCAGGTTGAATTTCTACTGCTTTAGCATAACAATCCATTGCTTCCGCAGTTTTTCCCATTCTTTGTAAAGCATTGCCCCAGATTTTATAAGCCTCGGCTAGATTAGGACAAAGTTGGGTAGCCTGTTTACATGCGATCGCAGCTTGTTGCCAATTATGGCGATCGCACGATTCTAAAGCTTGTTGTAAATAGATTTGAGCAGCTTCCCATTCAATGGTAATAGTTTGTTGGCTATTAATTTTATTAACTTCTCCTGAAAAAAGTGGATAATAAGAATTACTATCTGCCGACCGAAAGGTAAAATTTGCCAACTTTTGCCTATTTTGCGCGGATAAAGGTTGAAAAGCAAAAGCTGAGTTGAGTAAGCTATCTTTTTTAAGTAATTGATTAATTACTGCTTGAGAATTAGATTTAAAAGATTGTTTTGCTTGTTGCCAATTTAAAGATTTAAAGATAATTGCTTGACGATAATAATTAGCTGCTTGTTCTACTTGTCCTTTCTGTTTATAAGCAGTTGCCAATTGCTCATAAGCTAAAGCGAGATTATTATTTTGTTGTAGAGTAATCGATGATTTTGTCGATCTAGTCGCTAAATGAGATGTTTGTTCAATAGCTTGACGATAAATAGTAATCGCTTCAGTTAACTTGCCTTGTTGACGAAAATCATCTGCTTCTTTAAGCTGAGATTCGATTTGATGATCTGAGTCGACTGAAGGCTTTTCATTTGATTGAGAAGATGATTCAGAATTAGTCGGGGAGTCCAAAAAAGTCTTCAGGAGCTTAAACATAATTAATTGATGATTGCTAAACTACACTCTTGCTTAGGTATATTTACGGATTATCAAATAGAAAATTAAATATTTTTTCTCATTGTTACTACGATACAAAAAAAATCAGTAATTACACTAACTTCTAGCAAAATTTTGTGGTCAAGTTCAATGTTTTTACTGAATTTTTAAGGTTGAAAATAACTGATTCACATTTGAGAAAATACTGTGAACGTTGTTTGAGCAATCATCGGTGTTTCCTACTCAAGCCAAGGTAGGTTTGACTATTACAGAAAAAAGCCTAATTTTAATAGTTAAAAAGCTAGAGAATAACCTGCTATCAAATGTATCTGACTCCGTTCCCCATCATTGCTAGCGAGACCGCCTTCTATTCCTAAATCAAGTACACTTTGATTAATAAAATTCATTTCGTGATGCTAATGGGGCACCGTGTTGTGATGATTATGATTTCCTTCTTCTGCCATCCCAGGCATACCTTCCATAAAACGATGCTCGTGTAACCCCTCGCCACCGTAATTTTCTCCCGGTTTCATATTATCGAATAACGATAGTGCAACACAAAAATTATTTACAAGGTATCAAACGGTATCTCAATATCTATTTGAACGTTTCTATCAAGGATGTTGGTTTACCAGGAATTGGTGATCTAGAAGCTTGTCGTCAACAAGCGAACGGAACTGTTTAGTACTTTGCAAAACAGTTAAGAAAAAGAATTACCATCAAAATTGAGATTTAGCTAATTTTCTTAACAAATTAGTTGTTGGTAGCAGCAAAATAATAAATTTAGTGAAAGGAAGCACCAAAAATTTAATTTTTTTCTCAATGTCTAATATCTATATCTTTAATGATCAAACAAATTTCCGTTATTCAGATAGTTGTGGTGAGGAGGTACAGACATGGATGCTAGTCTGATCGTATCCAATATCCTAAATCCACCAGTTCTATTTTTTTTCTTAGGAATGACTGCGGTTTTAGTCAAATCCGATCTAGAAATTCCGCCACCTATACCCAAGCTCTTTTCCCTTTATTTGTTGTTTGCGATAGGATTTAAAGGAGGAGTAGAACTAATCAAAAGTGGCATTACCCAAGAAGTTATTTTGACTCTTTTGGCAGCGATATTAATGGCATGTTTTGTGCCAGTTTACACCTTTTTTATTCTCAAATTAAAGCTAGATACTTATGATGCTGCTGCGATCGCAGCTACTTATGGTTCGATTAGTGCCGTTACTTTTATTACTGCGAGTGCTTTCTTAAGTGAATTAGGGATTGACTATGATGGATATATGGTAGCAGCTCTTGCTCTAATGGAATCTCCCGCAATTATTGTCGGCTTAATTTTGGTTAATTTATTTGCTTCAGAGTCAGGAAAGCAAAGCGATCGCGACTTTGTTTGGTCAGAAGTTTTACGAGATGCCTTTTTAAATAGTTCGGTTTTTCTATTAGTAGGTAGTCTAATCATTGGATTTTTGACTGGAGAACATGGTTGGCATGTGTTAGAACCGTTTACACAGGGAATGTTTTACGGAGTTTTAACTTTCTTTTTATTAGATATGGGACTGGTTGCTGCTAGAAGAATCAAAGATCTACAAAAAACGGGAATTTTTCTGATTTCTTTTGCCATACTGATTCCAATTGTCAATGCAGTACTAGGACTACTAATTGCCTGGTTTATTGGGATGCCACGAGGAGATGCTCTTTTATTCTCCGTACTCTGTGCTAGTGCCTCTTACATTGCTGTACCTGCTGCTATGCGTTTAACTGTTCCAGAAGCTAATCCTAGTCTCTATGTTTCTACTGCTTTGGCAGTAACCTTTCCGTTCAATATTATTGTGGGAATTCCTGTTTATTTGTACGGAATCAATCTATTTTGGAGATAAGATCATGCATTTAGTAAAAAAAATCGAAATAATCGCGAATTCTTTTGAACTTGCTAAGATTTTAGATAGTTTGGATAAATCGGGCGTACATGGACACGCAGTAATTCGTAATGTGGCGGGTAAAGGCTTGAGAGATGGGGCGGAAGATTTAGATATGACCATGCTGGACAATGTGTATGTGATTGCTTTTTGTATGCCCGATCAACTCAAATCTGTAGTAGAAAACATTCGACCTCTACTCAATAAATTTGGAGGCACTTGCTATGTCTCCGATGTAATGGAAATTCGCTCTGTTAAATGTGTCGCATCCTTATAACAAGATTATGAAACAAGAAAGTAATTTTAGCGACCGCCGTCAGTTTTTGCAGTTGGGAACAGTAACTGCTTTTGGCTTGTTGGTTGGTACTAGCAGTCTTATGTGGGATGTAGAACAAGCTCAAGCTGAACCCTTACAACCTACTCCTGATCAAGCTTTACAGATGTTAATCGCAGGAAATCAGCGATTTGTGAGCCATTTAATGAGAAGACCCCATCAGGCTTCAACTCGATTGCAGCAAGTCTCTCAAGCCCAACATCCTTTTGCAACTATCCTTAGTTGTGCTGATTCGCGGGTTTTGCCAGAGATGTTGTTCGATCAAGGTATCGGAGATATCTTTGATGTTCGGGTGGCTGGTAATATTGCTACTCCTGAAGTTCTAGGTAGTATTGAATATGCAGTAGCTCTTTTAGAAACTCCTTTACTGATGGTACTAGGTCATGAGCGTTGTGGTGCAGTAACGGCTGCGGTCAAGAATGAATCTCTGGCGAACAGCCAAATTGACAGTTTTGTTAAGGCAATTAAACCTTCTGTAGAAAGAATCAAAGAAAAACCTGGAGATCTGGTAGACAATGCAATTGTTGCTAATGTTCAAGACCAGATCGAAAATTTAAAAACCTCTCCAATTTTAAGCGATCGCGCTGAAATGGGCAAACTAAAAATTGTCGGAGGTCGTTATGATTTGGATACTGGTAAAGTAACCATCATTACCTAATTTTATTAGGGTCAATAGTTCTATTTAATAAATTATTTCCGCCAGATTTACAGTTATCTTAGCGGAAAATTTTTTTTGGATTAG includes these proteins:
- a CDS encoding nitrogen regulatory protein P-II codes for the protein MHLVKKIEIIANSFELAKILDSLDKSGVHGHAVIRNVAGKGLRDGAEDLDMTMLDNVYVIAFCMPDQLKSVVENIRPLLNKFGGTCYVSDVMEIRSVKCVASL
- a CDS encoding carbonic anhydrase, translating into MKQESNFSDRRQFLQLGTVTAFGLLVGTSSLMWDVEQAQAEPLQPTPDQALQMLIAGNQRFVSHLMRRPHQASTRLQQVSQAQHPFATILSCADSRVLPEMLFDQGIGDIFDVRVAGNIATPEVLGSIEYAVALLETPLLMVLGHERCGAVTAAVKNESLANSQIDSFVKAIKPSVERIKEKPGDLVDNAIVANVQDQIENLKTSPILSDRAEMGKLKIVGGRYDLDTGKVTIIT